A single window of Nicotiana sylvestris chromosome 5, ASM39365v2, whole genome shotgun sequence DNA harbors:
- the LOC138869412 gene encoding uncharacterized protein produces MDSSKVEELLLCLHTYLIFRTNLLKCIFQKPMPTGKLAKWQILVSEFDIIYVTQKAVKGQALADHLAENPIGREYKPLKMYFPDEEVSFVGEDITKTYDGWRMFFDGATNFKGVGIGEVLVSEIGQHYPVSAKLRFPCTNNMAKYEACILGLKLDIDMNIQELLVIGDSDLLVHQVLGE; encoded by the coding sequence ATGGATAGCTCAAAAGTTGAGGaattacttctatgcctacacACATATCTCATATTCAGGACGAATCTGCTAAAATGCAtcttccagaaacctatgcctacggggaagttagcaaaatggcagatactagtgagtgagtttgacatcatctacgtaactcagaaggcggtcaaagggcaagcattggcGGATCATcttgcagaaaatcctataggtaGAGAATACAAACcactgaaaatgtattttcccgatgaagaagtatcattcgtaggagaagatatcaccaaaacctatgatggttggagaatgttcttcgatggagctacaaacttcaaaggagtgggtattggagaAGTTTTAGTGTCAGAAATAGGTCAACACTATCCAGTATCCGCAAAGCTCAGGTTTccatgtaccaacaatatggcaaaatatgaggcttgcatcttgggactcaagttggacattgacatgaacattcaggaattgctggtaattggagattcagaccttTTGGTACATCAGGTTCTAGGAGAATAG